Proteins from a single region of Desulfovibrio sp.:
- a CDS encoding DUF4851 domain-containing protein: MKIVLCIAALMLCGVYLSKYAFDRPPLRGMGQNGTADLPVLISRARPFVTFAPAKDMSLVAAGWCSLSPATRLSVPGDGRLWFAAYKNDIGLLITALAETEAPWLWEAAHHPPFPVLRGGTTPYKGETLHETLYTLTADADPFHPLQVAAKDTTCLVYRAKLLLDFQHLQVIIEYHEPITQEQARDIAYDLPYLNAFQERGRAACSIALPGKSNEYVLPRRIDKIPVADKAISRIKLSRWTGEMQHRGSL, from the coding sequence ATGAAAATTGTTCTGTGCATCGCCGCACTGATGCTTTGCGGAGTCTATCTGTCAAAATACGCTTTTGATCGTCCTCCGTTGCGTGGTATGGGACAGAATGGCACGGCTGATCTACCTGTACTTATTTCGCGAGCGCGGCCATTCGTCACTTTTGCACCAGCCAAGGATATGAGCTTGGTCGCCGCTGGGTGGTGCAGCCTGAGTCCAGCAACACGTCTTTCCGTGCCAGGGGACGGTCGGCTATGGTTTGCCGCTTACAAGAACGATATTGGCCTGCTCATCACGGCATTGGCTGAAACTGAAGCCCCGTGGCTCTGGGAGGCGGCCCATCATCCCCCCTTTCCGGTGCTGAGAGGCGGGACAACCCCCTACAAGGGCGAAACATTGCACGAAACGCTGTATACGCTTACCGCCGATGCCGACCCTTTTCACCCTCTGCAAGTCGCTGCCAAAGATACCACCTGCCTTGTGTACCGGGCAAAACTTCTGCTGGACTTCCAGCATCTGCAGGTGATTATTGAATATCATGAGCCTATAACTCAAGAACAAGCACGAGATATAGCCTATGATCTGCCCTATCTGAATGCCTTTCAGGAACGCGGCAGAGCCGCATGCTCCATTGCGCTGCCGGGAAAAAGCAATGAATATGTGCTTCCAAGACGCATTGATAAAATTCCTGTGGCTGACAAAGCCATTTCGCGAATTAAGCTTTCTCGCTGGACAGGTGAAATGCAACATCGGGGAAGCCTCTGA
- the focA gene encoding formate transporter FocA — protein MADSSSFEALNPYQMCDKAAAVMEGKAIKPASKAFLLAVMAGVFIGLGFVYCAIANASGAGKIVGGLVFSLGLMLVIVLGADLFTSTTMTLIPRASKRITWGQMFVNWGVVYAGNFVGSLILVALILLSGHPWENGGSIALFYINTTEHKLTHTFIEALFLGVMCNLMVCLGVWMSYAGRSLFDKMIACLFPVGLFIACGFEHSVANMFMIPIGILCSHMMPPEVAAKLADPAHIASVLNWQNFIFKNLIPVTLGNILGGGVFVGLFHWLIYLRHGHEAQRPASMAAQHKHSPTVD, from the coding sequence ATGGCCGATTCCTCCTCCTTCGAAGCACTGAATCCGTATCAAATGTGTGACAAGGCGGCTGCCGTCATGGAAGGCAAGGCCATCAAGCCTGCGAGCAAGGCGTTTTTGCTTGCTGTTATGGCGGGCGTGTTTATCGGTCTGGGTTTTGTCTACTGCGCCATAGCCAATGCAAGCGGTGCCGGAAAAATTGTGGGCGGCCTTGTGTTCAGCCTTGGGCTCATGCTGGTCATTGTTCTGGGCGCGGATCTGTTCACCTCCACAACCATGACCCTTATTCCCCGTGCCAGCAAAAGGATCACCTGGGGGCAGATGTTCGTCAACTGGGGTGTTGTTTACGCTGGAAACTTTGTGGGCAGCCTGATTCTTGTGGCGCTTATACTGCTCAGCGGTCACCCGTGGGAAAACGGCGGCAGCATTGCCCTTTTCTACATCAACACCACAGAGCACAAGCTGACCCATACCTTCATTGAAGCCCTGTTTCTGGGAGTCATGTGCAACCTGATGGTCTGCCTTGGCGTGTGGATGAGCTACGCAGGCCGCTCGCTGTTTGACAAAATGATTGCCTGTCTGTTCCCCGTGGGACTCTTTATCGCCTGCGGCTTCGAGCACAGCGTGGCGAACATGTTCATGATTCCCATTGGCATCCTGTGCAGCCACATGATGCCCCCCGAAGTGGCGGCCAAACTGGCCGACCCCGCGCACATAGCCTCTGTGCTGAACTGGCAGAATTTCATCTTCAAGAACCTCATCCCCGTGACATTGGGCAACATCCTTGGCGGGGGCGTGTTCGTGGGCCTCTTCCACTGGCTCATCTACCTGCGGCACGGCCACGAGGCCCAGCGGCCCGCCAGTATGGCCGCACAGCACAAACATTCCCCCACTGTCGACTAA
- a CDS encoding 4Fe-4S dicluster domain-containing protein: MNHFIFADPVKCIGCNTCMAACSLVHEQQGLLGRPRLEVIRYGNGTAPVSCRHCEDMPCAKVCPVNAITATGHSVHINESNCIGCKLCGLACPFGAIAPAADRPAGHPEVYEHYVPEEELADAPGSNYSMPPFLAWNVGRRTVAVKCDLCYFRSSPACVEACPTMALRLVDEKTLAELQNSKRVATLEMEKHDDKAVPAATTMSGVQHA; the protein is encoded by the coding sequence ATGAACCATTTCATTTTCGCGGATCCGGTCAAATGCATCGGCTGCAATACCTGCATGGCGGCGTGTTCGCTGGTGCATGAGCAGCAGGGGCTGCTCGGCAGACCCCGGCTTGAGGTCATACGCTACGGCAACGGCACAGCGCCTGTGAGTTGCCGCCATTGCGAAGACATGCCCTGCGCCAAGGTCTGCCCGGTGAACGCCATCACGGCCACCGGACATTCAGTGCACATCAACGAAAGCAACTGCATTGGTTGCAAACTGTGCGGTCTTGCCTGTCCTTTCGGGGCCATTGCCCCGGCGGCCGACAGGCCCGCCGGACACCCGGAAGTGTACGAGCACTATGTGCCGGAAGAAGAACTGGCCGACGCCCCGGGCAGCAACTATTCCATGCCGCCTTTTCTGGCCTGGAATGTGGGCCGCCGCACTGTGGCCGTAAAATGCGACCTCTGCTACTTCCGCTCCAGCCCGGCCTGCGTGGAGGCCTGCCCCACCATGGCCCTGCGCCTTGTGGACGAAAAAACCCTGGCCGAACTGCAAAACAGCAAACGTGTTGCCACGCTTGAGATGGAAAAACACGACGACAAAGCCGTCCCGGCGGCAACAACCATGTCGGGGGTGCAGCATGCGTGA
- the hyfB gene encoding hydrogenase 4 subunit B: MRDPLEILLWAVLAYMAGGVLSLLLSRNERASITVSGLLGALGGALGLYAVLPFLLQRADVLSHVYAGPFPFAHLAVRLDMLGAFMTGVISLLALAASIYSLAYVREYEGKGAAAMGFFMNTFIASMVALMVMDNAFYFIIFFEVMSLSSYFLVIADQESEAVSAGLLYFFIAHAGSVLIMASFFIMYCHTPDSSLDFAAFRQAQISPLMASIAFLLAFFGFGAKAGMLPLHGWLPRAHPAAPSHASAMMSGVMVKIGVFGIIKVSADLLGGADMPVWWGVVVLTFGAVSSVLGVMYALAEHDIKRLLAYHTVENVGIILMGVGVGLMGLALKNPLLAALGFLGALYHLLNHAVFKGLLFLGAGAIIYTVHTKDMEKMGGLAKRMPRTALAFLVGCMAISALPPLNGFVSEWYTYQGLVSISQHSSVIARLSGPVAIVMLAITGALAAMCFVKVYGISFCGQARSAKAAEATEVPAAMTLSMLGLAALCVALGVGAACVAPVVSAVADSLTAGQQHLEAVRQGVLIPGADAATGLSPTLVMLLLLGGMLLPLLVFMIGKADRLPLRRKNDPWACGYGYEERMALSAGSFTQGLRHVFAGLYRLRQALDPAPAMSRALDSVIRTARRVEPMWDEGILARIVRAVKKTGICVQRLQQGDFRVYCLYIIIALITLLLIKAA; encoded by the coding sequence ATGCGTGATCCACTTGAAATCCTGCTCTGGGCTGTGCTGGCCTATATGGCGGGTGGCGTGCTGTCCCTGCTGCTGAGCCGCAATGAAAGGGCCTCCATCACTGTCAGCGGCCTGCTTGGCGCGCTTGGCGGCGCGCTTGGGCTGTATGCTGTCCTGCCCTTTCTGCTGCAACGGGCCGACGTCCTCAGCCATGTCTATGCGGGGCCGTTTCCCTTTGCGCATCTGGCCGTACGGTTGGACATGCTGGGAGCCTTCATGACGGGCGTCATCTCCCTGCTGGCGCTTGCCGCCTCCATCTATTCCCTGGCCTACGTACGTGAATACGAAGGCAAGGGCGCTGCGGCCATGGGCTTTTTCATGAATACCTTCATCGCCTCCATGGTGGCGCTGATGGTTATGGATAACGCCTTCTACTTCATCATCTTCTTTGAAGTCATGTCGCTTTCTTCCTATTTTCTGGTCATTGCCGATCAGGAAAGCGAAGCGGTCAGCGCTGGTCTGCTCTACTTTTTCATCGCACATGCCGGATCTGTGCTCATCATGGCCTCGTTCTTCATCATGTACTGCCACACCCCTGACAGCAGCCTTGATTTTGCGGCTTTCCGTCAGGCGCAGATTTCGCCGCTCATGGCTTCCATCGCCTTTTTGCTGGCATTTTTCGGCTTTGGGGCCAAGGCTGGCATGCTGCCCCTGCACGGCTGGCTGCCCAGAGCGCACCCGGCTGCGCCCTCGCACGCTTCTGCCATGATGTCGGGCGTGATGGTCAAGATAGGCGTGTTCGGCATCATCAAGGTGAGCGCCGACCTTTTGGGCGGCGCGGATATGCCTGTCTGGTGGGGCGTTGTGGTGCTGACCTTTGGCGCTGTTTCGTCCGTGCTGGGCGTCATGTACGCGCTGGCGGAACACGACATCAAACGCCTGCTTGCCTACCACACGGTTGAAAACGTGGGCATTATCCTCATGGGCGTGGGCGTGGGCCTTATGGGCCTTGCCCTCAAGAACCCGCTGCTGGCCGCACTGGGCTTTCTGGGCGCGCTCTACCACCTGCTGAACCACGCCGTGTTCAAGGGCCTGCTGTTCCTTGGCGCAGGGGCCATCATCTACACGGTGCACACCAAGGATATGGAAAAGATGGGCGGCCTTGCCAAGCGCATGCCGCGCACGGCCCTGGCCTTTCTGGTGGGCTGCATGGCCATTTCCGCCCTGCCGCCCCTCAACGGTTTTGTCAGTGAATGGTACACCTACCAGGGGCTTGTGAGCATCAGCCAGCATTCCTCCGTCATCGCGCGGCTTTCCGGCCCTGTGGCAATCGTGATGCTGGCCATCACCGGTGCTCTGGCCGCCATGTGTTTTGTAAAAGTGTACGGCATCAGTTTTTGCGGTCAGGCGCGCAGCGCCAAGGCTGCGGAAGCCACGGAAGTTCCGGCTGCCATGACGCTTTCCATGCTTGGGCTGGCCGCGCTGTGCGTGGCGCTGGGCGTGGGCGCGGCCTGTGTGGCCCCTGTTGTCAGCGCTGTGGCCGACTCGCTCACCGCTGGCCAGCAGCATCTTGAAGCCGTGCGCCAGGGCGTGCTCATTCCCGGTGCGGACGCCGCCACCGGCCTTTCTCCCACGCTGGTAATGCTCCTGCTGCTGGGCGGCATGCTGCTGCCCTTGCTGGTCTTCATGATCGGCAAGGCCGACCGCCTGCCCCTGCGCCGCAAAAATGACCCGTGGGCCTGCGGCTACGGCTACGAAGAACGCATGGCCCTCTCCGCCGGGAGCTTTACCCAGGGGCTGCGCCACGTGTTTGCGGGGCTTTACCGCCTGCGGCAGGCGCTTGATCCCGCCCCGGCCATGTCGCGCGCGCTTGACTCGGTCATACGCACGGCACGGCGGGTGGAACCCATGTGGGACGAAGGCATTCTTGCCCGCATTGTCCGTGCCGTGAAAAAGACCGGCATATGCGTGCAGCGGCTGCAGCAGGGCGATTTCCGCGTCTACTGCCTGTATATCATCATCGCGCTTATCACGCTGCTTCTCATCAAAGCCGCCTAG
- a CDS encoding respiratory chain complex I subunit 1 family protein, protein MFTMQSLSWPVSLLLAAVQTLLLLLLAPLLSGISRKIRARMHSRLGPLGAAGVLQDYRDLAKLMTRQEVTPAQSGIIFRIMPFVLIASAAAIAMTLPVLVTGSQMASAADLITLLYLFALYRFFFALSGLDSGSPFAGMGASREMLLGVLVEPVLMLALLVAALIAGSTNLGVISEVFRQNWGGSMPTAAALAMAACAFAVFIEMGKIPFDYPEAEQELQEGPLTEYSGPGLALVSLGVKFKQAVVASVFISVFLPFGNVTPESLNAVSLLAAAVIFALKLLVIFVLASLYENSLARGRFLLTPRVTWSGFGVAALAFVFYFSKL, encoded by the coding sequence ATGTTTACCATGCAATCCTTGTCCTGGCCGGTATCCTTGCTGCTGGCCGCCGTGCAGACACTGCTTCTGCTTTTGCTGGCCCCTCTGCTGTCTGGCATTTCCCGTAAAATCCGGGCCAGAATGCACTCGCGCCTTGGGCCTTTGGGCGCCGCAGGCGTGCTGCAGGATTACCGCGACCTGGCCAAGCTCATGACCCGGCAGGAAGTGACTCCTGCGCAGTCGGGCATCATTTTCCGCATCATGCCCTTTGTGCTCATTGCCAGCGCCGCGGCCATAGCCATGACGCTGCCCGTGCTCGTGACCGGTTCGCAGATGGCGAGCGCGGCGGATCTCATAACCCTGCTGTATCTTTTTGCTCTTTACCGTTTTTTCTTTGCCCTTTCCGGGCTGGATTCGGGCAGTCCCTTTGCCGGTATGGGCGCAAGCCGTGAAATGCTGCTGGGCGTGCTGGTGGAGCCTGTGCTCATGCTGGCCCTGCTGGTGGCGGCCCTTATTGCGGGTTCAACCAACCTCGGCGTTATCAGCGAGGTGTTTCGCCAGAACTGGGGAGGCTCCATGCCCACGGCGGCGGCACTGGCCATGGCTGCCTGCGCTTTTGCCGTGTTTATTGAAATGGGCAAGATCCCCTTTGACTACCCCGAAGCGGAACAGGAACTTCAGGAAGGTCCGCTGACCGAATATTCCGGCCCCGGCCTTGCCCTCGTCAGCCTGGGCGTAAAGTTCAAGCAGGCAGTGGTTGCCAGCGTGTTCATCAGCGTGTTTCTGCCCTTTGGCAATGTAACGCCCGAGAGCCTCAACGCTGTATCCTTGCTGGCCGCAGCCGTCATCTTCGCTCTGAAGCTGCTGGTCATCTTTGTGCTGGCATCGCTGTACGAAAACAGCCTTGCCCGCGGACGCTTTCTGCTGACGCCGCGCGTCACGTGGTCCGGTTTTGGCGTGGCGGCCCTGGCATTCGTCTTTTACTTCAGCAAGCTCTAG
- a CDS encoding hydrogenase 4 subunit D codes for MDKIALATILIPFIGALIAACLPYHAARALALVVALAASAGSAALGLAYLNAGMPENCTFSLVSYSSTLLGGTGHTVEIFGVLIDRVSTLICFAVVFLGFLVVLYSTAYLTKGNREHPHEGTTRFYAIMLAFIGAMAGLTLSSTLFGQLLFFEITGGCSWALIGYYQTPKALRSGMKALLVTHLGALGLYVAAAWLYHETGSFALSGMAGLGDTAKIIIVGGVLFAAWGKSAQIPMHMWLPDAMEAPTPVSAYLHAASMVKVGVFIFARAVMAAGDVPPVVGHVGMVMAVITLIYGFIMYLPQTDMKRLLAYSTITQLSYIFFAISLAILCTDPVLRNTVLLFGAIAYIFNHAFAKSLFFLVAGALSYTCGTRTLTQLQGILSRLPLLGVGFCVAALAITGVPPLNGFFSKYPIFTTGFALGASHWFVMVLTILVMIESVGSFAWFLYWFGKTVPGKPSEVVAQAQPVPAAMKLVLAILVFMSFSSSIMAVYWLNHGG; via the coding sequence ATGGATAAAATTGCACTGGCAACAATCCTGATACCGTTCATCGGCGCGTTGATCGCCGCCTGTCTGCCGTATCACGCGGCACGGGCGCTGGCGCTGGTGGTTGCCCTTGCCGCTTCGGCGGGCAGCGCGGCCCTTGGCCTGGCATACCTCAATGCAGGCATGCCCGAAAACTGCACATTCAGCCTTGTGAGTTACAGCTCCACCCTGCTTGGCGGCACTGGACACACAGTGGAAATATTTGGCGTACTCATCGACAGGGTAAGCACGCTCATCTGCTTTGCCGTGGTTTTTCTCGGCTTTCTGGTGGTGCTGTACTCCACGGCCTACCTGACCAAGGGCAACCGTGAACACCCACATGAGGGCACTACCCGTTTTTACGCCATCATGCTGGCCTTTATCGGCGCCATGGCCGGGCTTACGCTTTCCTCCACCCTCTTTGGCCAGTTGCTGTTCTTTGAAATCACCGGCGGCTGTTCCTGGGCGCTCATCGGCTACTACCAGACCCCCAAGGCGCTGCGCTCGGGCATGAAGGCCCTGCTGGTGACCCACCTTGGCGCGCTGGGCCTCTATGTGGCTGCAGCCTGGCTGTATCATGAGACCGGCTCCTTTGCCCTCTCCGGCATGGCCGGGCTTGGGGATACCGCCAAGATCATCATCGTGGGCGGCGTGCTCTTTGCAGCCTGGGGCAAATCAGCCCAGATTCCCATGCACATGTGGCTGCCAGACGCCATGGAAGCGCCCACCCCGGTGAGCGCCTACCTGCACGCGGCCTCCATGGTCAAGGTGGGCGTGTTCATTTTTGCCCGCGCCGTCATGGCCGCAGGGGATGTCCCCCCGGTTGTGGGTCATGTGGGCATGGTCATGGCCGTGATAACCCTCATCTACGGCTTTATCATGTATTTGCCGCAGACCGACATGAAGCGCCTTCTGGCCTATTCCACCATCACCCAGCTTTCGTACATCTTCTTTGCCATTTCACTGGCCATCCTGTGCACGGATCCTGTTCTGCGCAACACAGTGCTGCTTTTTGGCGCAATCGCCTACATTTTCAACCACGCCTTTGCAAAAAGCCTGTTTTTCCTGGTGGCTGGAGCGCTCAGCTACACCTGCGGCACGCGCACCCTCACCCAGTTGCAGGGAATCCTGTCACGCCTGCCTCTGCTGGGCGTAGGCTTTTGCGTGGCGGCACTGGCCATCACCGGCGTGCCGCCGCTCAACGGCTTTTTCAGCAAATACCCCATTTTCACCACAGGTTTTGCTCTTGGAGCGAGCCACTGGTTTGTAATGGTGCTGACCATACTGGTCATGATCGAATCCGTGGGCAGCTTTGCCTGGTTCCTTTACTGGTTCGGCAAGACAGTACCCGGCAAACCCTCTGAGGTTGTGGCGCAGGCGCAGCCTGTGCCCGCCGCCATGAAGCTGGTGCTGGCCATCCTTGTTTTCATGTCGTTCTCTTCCAGCATCATGGCCGTTTACTGGTTGAACCACGGAGGCTAA
- the hyfE gene encoding hydrogenase 4 membrane subunit, whose product MLSSSIIINNLAGLLVVTSLMVVTCKKATTSALLYAVQSAVLVLSFIALAGLMQAHELYTWAGTAVLTKVILVPLIMYKALGAMNDPEAQGMVIPTSVVVILAAVLLLLCHFVVSTVQVPIITQHGLEPVLAVSLGHFMIGVMCIVVQRNIIKQIFGYCLMENGAHMTLALLANQAPHLVEIGISTDAIFAVIIMVYMVRRIFTTMNTLRAHDLSALKG is encoded by the coding sequence ATGTTGAGTTCAAGCATAATCATCAACAATCTCGCCGGGCTTTTGGTGGTCACATCGCTGATGGTGGTCACTTGCAAAAAAGCCACTACATCCGCGCTGCTGTATGCCGTGCAGTCTGCCGTGCTGGTGCTCTCGTTCATTGCGCTGGCTGGCCTGATGCAGGCGCACGAGCTGTATACCTGGGCCGGAACCGCCGTTCTGACCAAGGTCATCCTTGTGCCGCTGATCATGTACAAGGCCCTTGGCGCCATGAACGACCCTGAAGCGCAGGGAATGGTCATTCCCACATCCGTGGTTGTCATTCTTGCCGCAGTTCTTCTGCTCCTGTGTCACTTTGTGGTGAGCACTGTGCAGGTGCCCATTATCACGCAGCACGGGCTTGAACCTGTACTGGCCGTCTCGCTCGGCCATTTCATGATCGGCGTCATGTGCATTGTTGTGCAGCGCAACATCATCAAACAGATATTCGGCTATTGCCTGATGGAAAACGGCGCGCACATGACCCTGGCCCTGCTGGCCAATCAGGCCCCGCACCTTGTGGAAATAGGTATTTCCACAGACGCCATCTTCGCGGTCATCATCATGGTTTACATGGTACGCCGCATTTTCACCACCATGAACACGTTGCGCGCGCATGATCTTTCCGCGCTGAAGGGGTGA
- a CDS encoding hydrogenase 4 subunit F produces the protein MNAMTNSSPMLFCLLLAAPLVTSLLCFACAFCGRGIRSVVNIINTAGCAALLVTAFGLVSAVYEHGALFAAGKWLYLDSLSAIFLAVLGVLGTITGLYSYGYMKQEVDHGEVSVATLCNYYGFFHLFIFTMVSVITTNNLILMWAGVEATTLASAFLVGIYGQNSSLEAAWKYIIICTVGVAFGLYGTVLVYSNASAAMSAQGLDPSDAIFWTEALRYASGLDQTLMYLAFVFVLIGFGTKAGLFPMHAWLPDAHSEAPSPTSALLSAVLLKAAILVILRYYILISRSISSTVPQNMLLALGLLSILVAAFSMVSQNDIKRRYAYCSVENMGIIAVGLGFGGPLGIFAALFHVISHSLAKGLVFCVSGNVLLKYSSRDMTTVRGMLKIMPVSAVFLAAGTLALGGLPPFSVFLSEFMVVVSGISSGHMYLVAALAVLLMVALGALVHLVAVTLSGPPPESIARGEQGCMTLIPAAALLGLLLVMGTCTPTPVVNMLNAATNIVLDRDTATAQIQPALREMVRSASQEAAQTDAARQTSSRQEI, from the coding sequence ATGAATGCCATGACCAACAGCAGCCCCATGCTTTTTTGCCTGCTGCTCGCAGCGCCACTGGTCACATCTCTGCTGTGCTTTGCCTGCGCTTTTTGCGGGCGCGGCATACGATCAGTGGTCAACATCATTAACACGGCTGGCTGTGCGGCCCTTCTGGTCACCGCCTTTGGCCTGGTGAGCGCGGTTTACGAACATGGCGCGCTCTTTGCCGCCGGCAAGTGGCTGTACCTCGACAGCCTCTCGGCCATCTTCCTTGCCGTACTTGGCGTGCTGGGGACGATCACAGGCCTGTACTCATACGGCTACATGAAGCAGGAAGTGGACCACGGCGAAGTTTCCGTAGCAACACTTTGCAACTATTACGGATTCTTTCACCTGTTCATCTTCACTATGGTTTCGGTGATCACCACCAACAACCTCATCCTCATGTGGGCGGGCGTAGAAGCCACCACCCTGGCATCGGCCTTTCTGGTGGGCATTTACGGCCAGAATTCTTCACTCGAAGCGGCCTGGAAATACATTATCATCTGCACCGTGGGCGTGGCCTTTGGCCTCTATGGCACAGTGCTGGTGTATTCCAATGCCTCTGCGGCCATGAGCGCCCAGGGGCTCGACCCCTCGGACGCCATTTTCTGGACTGAAGCCCTGCGCTACGCCAGCGGCCTTGACCAGACCCTCATGTATCTGGCCTTTGTCTTTGTGCTTATCGGCTTTGGCACCAAGGCCGGGCTGTTCCCCATGCACGCATGGCTGCCCGATGCCCACAGCGAAGCCCCCAGCCCCACCAGCGCCCTGCTTTCCGCCGTGCTGCTCAAGGCGGCCATCTTGGTCATCCTGCGGTACTACATACTTATCAGTCGCAGCATCTCAAGCACTGTGCCGCAAAACATGCTGCTGGCCCTTGGACTGCTTTCCATACTTGTGGCCGCATTCAGCATGGTCTCGCAAAACGACATCAAACGCCGCTACGCCTATTGCAGTGTTGAAAACATGGGCATCATCGCCGTTGGGCTTGGCTTTGGCGGCCCGCTGGGCATTTTTGCCGCGCTGTTCCACGTTATCAGCCACAGCCTTGCCAAGGGTCTGGTGTTCTGCGTGTCGGGCAATGTGCTGCTCAAATACAGCTCACGCGACATGACCACCGTGCGCGGCATGCTCAAGATCATGCCTGTCTCCGCCGTGTTTCTTGCGGCGGGAACCCTGGCCCTGGGCGGCCTGCCGCCGTTCAGCGTGTTCTTGAGCGAATTCATGGTGGTCGTTTCCGGCATCAGCTCCGGGCACATGTATCTGGTGGCGGCTCTGGCCGTGCTGCTCATGGTCGCCCTGGGCGCGCTGGTGCATCTGGTGGCGGTGACGCTTTCCGGCCCGCCGCCGGAATCCATCGCCAGAGGCGAACAGGGCTGCATGACCCTTATCCCCGCAGCCGCGCTGCTGGGCCTGCTGCTTGTTATGGGCACATGCACGCCGACCCCGGTGGTGAACATGCTCAACGCAGCCACCAACATCGTGCTGGACAGGGATACCGCCACTGCCCAGATACAGCCCGCCCTGCGTGAAATGGTGCGATCCGCCTCTCAGGAGGCTGCCCAAACCGACGCAGCCAGGCAAACTTCTTCCCGTCAGGAGATATAA
- a CDS encoding hydrogenase large subunit, translating into MSTTTKQTQNPTSDNRGTGYVANVRQRFPYAVLDEERQTSNQLTITVKLDALPDVVSYLYYDQGGWLPVVFANDERTLNGSYAIYYALSMEEGEKCWIVVRAFVDADRQEFPSVTPRVPAAVWGEREIRDMYGLTPVGLPDTRRLVLPDDWPDNLYPLRKDSMDYRQRPAPTTDTETYDFINELGNKKNRILPLGPMHVTSDEPGHFRLFVDGENIVDADYRMFYVHRGMEKAAEVRMGYNEVTFLAERVCGICGYAHSIAYANSVENALAIDVPMRARWIRTLLLETERLHSHLLNLGLVCHFTGFDAGFQQFFRVREKSMTIAELLTGSRKTYGLNLIGGIRNDILADARKTTTTLLNAIEKEVAELVDMLLSTTNFDQRARGVGILDRKVARDYSPVGPMIRGSGFARDVRGDHPFEAYGHIPVNVFSFDGCDIFSRALVRVKEVFDSIAQCRYVLDNMPGGPVLTEGFTYTPHKFALGFTEAPRGEDVHWSMTGNNQKVFRWRCRAATYANWPVLRYALRGNTISDAALIIGSLDPCYSCTDRVTLVDVRKKKVKTVPYQEFEQYGIDRKHSPLP; encoded by the coding sequence GTGAGCACTACCACGAAACAGACCCAAAACCCCACCAGCGATAACCGCGGCACGGGGTATGTGGCAAACGTGCGGCAGCGTTTTCCCTACGCCGTCCTTGATGAAGAACGCCAGACCAGCAACCAGCTCACCATCACGGTCAAGCTGGATGCCCTGCCCGACGTGGTTTCATATCTATACTACGACCAGGGCGGCTGGCTGCCGGTGGTTTTTGCCAACGACGAGCGCACGCTCAACGGCAGTTATGCCATCTACTACGCCCTTTCTATGGAAGAAGGCGAAAAATGCTGGATTGTGGTGCGTGCCTTTGTGGATGCCGATCGGCAGGAGTTCCCTTCCGTAACGCCAAGGGTTCCCGCCGCCGTGTGGGGCGAGCGCGAGATTCGGGACATGTACGGCCTCACCCCCGTGGGCCTGCCCGATACGCGCCGTCTGGTGCTGCCCGACGACTGGCCGGACAACCTGTACCCCCTGCGCAAGGACAGCATGGACTATCGCCAGCGTCCCGCGCCCACTACGGACACGGAAACCTACGACTTCATCAACGAGCTGGGCAACAAAAAGAACCGCATCCTGCCTCTTGGCCCCATGCACGTCACTTCTGACGAACCCGGCCACTTCCGGCTCTTTGTGGACGGTGAAAATATAGTAGATGCGGACTACCGCATGTTTTACGTGCATCGCGGTATGGAAAAAGCCGCAGAAGTGCGCATGGGCTATAACGAAGTCACCTTTCTTGCCGAGCGTGTGTGCGGCATCTGCGGCTATGCCCACAGCATTGCCTATGCCAATTCGGTGGAAAACGCCCTTGCCATTGACGTGCCCATGCGCGCCCGCTGGATACGCACCCTGCTGCTGGAGACGGAACGCCTGCACAGCCACCTGCTGAACCTCGGCCTTGTCTGTCACTTTACGGGCTTTGACGCGGGTTTTCAGCAGTTCTTCCGTGTGCGTGAAAAGTCCATGACCATTGCCGAACTGCTGACCGGTTCGCGCAAGACCTACGGCCTCAACCTCATTGGCGGCATCCGCAACGACATCCTGGCCGATGCGCGCAAAACCACCACAACCCTGCTCAATGCCATAGAAAAAGAAGTGGCCGAACTGGTGGACATGCTCCTCAGCACCACCAACTTTGACCAGCGCGCCAGGGGCGTGGGCATTCTTGATCGCAAGGTTGCCCGCGACTACAGCCCCGTGGGCCCCATGATCCGGGGCAGCGGCTTTGCCCGCGACGTGCGCGGCGACCATCCCTTTGAAGCCTACGGGCATATCCCCGTCAATGTCTTCTCCTTTGATGGCTGCGACATCTTTTCCCGCGCCCTTGTGCGGGTGAAGGAAGTGTTCGATTCCATCGCCCAGTGCCGCTACGTGCTGGACAACATGCCCGGCGGCCCGGTGCTGACCGAGGGTTTCACCTACACGCCCCACAAGTTCGCCCTGGGATTTACCGAAGCGCCGCGCGGCGAAGATGTGCACTGGAGCATGACCGGCAACAACCAGAAAGTCTTCCGCTGGCGCTGCCGCGCGGCCACCTATGCCAACTGGCCGGTGCTGCGCTACGCCCTGCGTGGCAACACGATCTCCGACGCCGCGCTCATTATCGGCAGCCTTGACCCCTGCTACTCCTGCACCGACCGCGTAACCCTTGTGGATGTGCGCAAAAAGAAGGTCAAAACCGTTCCGTATCAGGAGTTTGAGCAGTACGGCATTGACCGCAAACATTCCCCCCTGCCCTAA